The following are encoded in a window of Chionomys nivalis chromosome X, mChiNiv1.1, whole genome shotgun sequence genomic DNA:
- the LOC130867998 gene encoding melanoma-associated antigen 10-like: MPRPCKRRRCMVEGEPEAQSETQDLMSAPVSIGEVDSSSSSTCSSSFPSSFSSSSSYSGSTASASEEAFVDSRTSGPSHSPPGADSSCTAMISSPCSQFSAVSETEESPASSEVLPCACSLSKGEIDAKVDELVKYLLFKYLMKEPVTKAEMLNNIIRNYQDHFPVIFREALECMQLIFGIEVKEVGPHGHTYILVIALELTYDGMMTDVQGIPKTGLLIMVLSIIFMKGNCISEDMIWAMLSNIGLYAGNDHFIYGEPRKLITVDFVQEGYLEYRQVSGSHPPSYEFLWGPRAYAETTKMKILMFLANISGSDPRSYSVSYAEALREEEERV, encoded by the coding sequence ATGCCTAGACCTTGCAAGCGTAGACGATGTATGGTTGAGGGAGAGCCCGAGGCCCAAAGTGAGACACAGGATCTAATGAGCGCTCCTGTTTCAATAGGGGAAGTAGATTCCTCATCCTCTTCTActtgctcctcctctttcccctcttctttttcttcttcctcttcttacaGTGGTTCAACAGCAAGCGCCTCAGAGGAGGCATTTGTTGACTCCAGGACATCAGGTCCTTCTCATAGTCCTCCAGGAGCTGACTCCTCTTGTACTGCCATGATCTCCTCTCCATGTAGCCAGTTCAGTGCAGTCTCGGAAACTGAGGAGAGTCCGGCTTCTTCAGAGGTCCTGCCATGTGCTTGTTCATTGTCTAAAGGTGAAATAGATGCAAAAGTAGATGAGCTGGTGAAATATCTGCTCTTTAAGTATCTAATGAAAGAACCAGTCACCAAGGCAGAAATGCTGAATAATATCATTAGAAATTATCAGGACCACTTCCCTGTGATATTTAGAGAAGCCTTAGAGTGCATGCAGTTAATCTTCGGCATTGAGGTGAAGGAAGTAGGGCCTCATGGTCACACTTACATTCTTGTCATAGCCCTAGAGCTCACCTATGATGGGATGATGACTGATGTCCAGGGCATACCCAAGACAGGCCTCCTGATAATGGTACTGAGCATAATATTTATGAAAGGCAACTGTATCAGTGAGGACATGATATGGGCTATGTTGAGTAATATAGGCTTGTATGCTGGGAATGATCACTTCATATATGGTGAGCCCAGGAAGCTCATCACTGTTGATTTTGTACAAGAAGGGTACCTGGAGTATAGGCAAGTGTCTGGCAGCCATCCTCCTTCCTATGAGTTCCTCTGGGGTCCAAGAGCCTATGCTGAAACAACCAAGATGAAAATCTTGATGTTTTTGGCCAACATCAGTGGGAGTGATCCCAGATCATATTCAGTGTCATATGCCGAAGCTTTAAGAGAGGAGGAAGAGCGGGTCTAG